The following coding sequences lie in one Flavobacterium sp. 20NA77.7 genomic window:
- a CDS encoding OmpA family protein, with product MKHLNKLFAGVLLLAGLATNAQDSTNPWAVSFGVNAVDTKVSASDPLKQQFSEFFNVKDNWNIVPSVSYFSVSKYSGDGFTFGLTGSFNKITRWVNKVPNTGNSYEVVNPGNLNYYAIDGTISYSFMNMLKSKVIEPSAHIGGGYTFLGDASAGTLNGGLGLTFWFAKNVGLSFSSTYKHSFDDTRVANADIPTHVFHQAGIKFKFGAKDTDNDGVIDKEDSCPTVAGLEAFKGCPDTDLDGIQDSEDTCPTEAGTPEMNGCPDRDGDGVADGSDACPDDAGIKVLGGCPDTDGDGVADKNDKCPSVKGDKANGGCPWPDTDGDKVLDKDDKCPTVAGTVANNGCPEVSEDTMKKLNDYAKTILFDSGKASFQKQTISVLQAMVAILKEYPSAKFALEGHTDSDGKDAMNLQLSKDRAAAVKSFLIENGIAADRLSSEGFGEAKPVASNKTKAGKAQNRRVEVKLVK from the coding sequence ATGAAACATCTTAACAAACTTTTTGCTGGAGTTTTATTATTAGCAGGTTTAGCTACTAATGCTCAAGACAGCACAAACCCATGGGCGGTATCATTTGGTGTTAATGCAGTTGACACTAAAGTTAGCGCTTCAGACCCTCTTAAACAACAATTTTCAGAATTCTTTAATGTTAAAGACAATTGGAACATTGTTCCTTCTGTATCTTACTTTTCAGTTTCTAAGTATTCTGGAGATGGATTTACTTTTGGTTTAACAGGATCTTTTAACAAAATTACTAGATGGGTAAACAAAGTGCCAAATACTGGAAACTCTTATGAAGTGGTTAATCCAGGGAACTTAAATTACTATGCTATTGATGGAACTATAAGTTATAGTTTTATGAATATGTTAAAATCTAAAGTAATTGAACCATCTGCTCACATTGGTGGAGGGTATACATTTTTAGGTGATGCTTCTGCAGGAACTTTAAATGGAGGTTTAGGTTTAACTTTTTGGTTCGCTAAAAATGTTGGTCTATCATTCTCTTCAACTTACAAACATTCATTTGATGATACAAGAGTTGCTAATGCTGATATTCCTACTCACGTATTTCACCAAGCAGGTATAAAATTCAAATTTGGTGCTAAAGACACTGATAATGATGGTGTTATTGACAAAGAAGATTCTTGCCCAACAGTTGCTGGTTTAGAGGCTTTCAAAGGTTGTCCTGATACAGATTTAGACGGTATTCAAGATTCAGAAGACACTTGTCCTACTGAAGCTGGAACTCCAGAAATGAATGGTTGTCCTGATAGAGATGGTGATGGTGTTGCTGATGGTAGCGATGCTTGTCCAGATGATGCTGGTATCAAAGTTTTAGGAGGATGTCCTGATACAGATGGTGATGGTGTTGCTGATAAAAATGACAAATGTCCTTCAGTTAAAGGAGATAAAGCTAATGGCGGTTGTCCATGGCCAGATACAGATGGTGACAAAGTTTTAGATAAAGACGATAAATGTCCTACTGTTGCTGGAACTGTTGCTAACAATGGTTGTCCAGAAGTATCTGAAGATACAATGAAAAAATTAAATGATTATGCTAAAACTATCTTATTTGATAGCGGTAAAGCATCATTCCAAAAACAAACTATATCTGTATTACAAGCTATGGTGGCTATCTTAAAAGAATATCCATCTGCTAAGTTTGCTTTAGAAGGTCATACAGATTCTGATGGTAAAGACGCAATGAACTTACAATTATCTAAAGATAGAGCTGCTGCAGTTAAATCTTTCTTAATTGAAAATGGTATCGCAGCTGATAGATTATCATCTGAAGGATTTGGAGAAGCTAAACCAGTTGCTTCTAATAAAACTAAAGCTGGTAAAGCACAAAACAGACGTGTAGAAGTAAAATTAGTAAAATAA